Proteins found in one Hevea brasiliensis isolate MT/VB/25A 57/8 chromosome 18, ASM3005281v1, whole genome shotgun sequence genomic segment:
- the LOC110673077 gene encoding alkane hydroxylase MAH1-like — MAMLGYSEMLVAILAFLFIVTLTLWLWWWNGNSLLINWPVVGMIPQLSWNSYRLHDFFTCILQQSQGTFLFKGHWFGDKDFVFTSDPMNIHHILSKNFANYHKGEDFREIFEPMGDGIFISDSDNWRNLRRIFHSVLKSRRFELAAKNTMEQKILNGLFPILKNASMLASEVDIQDVLKRFMFDNICLLVLGLDPNSLSPEFPHIPCAKAYDDMSEAAIYRHTLPGSIWKLQRWLQIGKEKKIRKALDIFDDFAEQCITRKRQQLGQSSRNQEELGDFDLLTYFLVRDDNSKDHQRGEDAICTKSNKFLRDTAFNLLAAGRDTVAAGLAWFFWLVATHPFVEKKILEEMEANLREGTGGKWKIFSIEEVSKLVYLHAVICETLRLYPPVPFEHKASVGPDILPSGHQIPGNMKIIYCLYSMGRMEDIWGKDFLEFKPERWISESGEIKHVPSYKFITFNAGPRTCLGKDLTFLQMKTVASTVLWNFSLQVVENHPIGPSVSLLLFIEKGLKVKVFERFGSSNGENDGNLM; from the coding sequence ATGGCTATGCTTGGGTATTCAGAGATGCTAGTAGCAATTCTAGCATTTCTCTTTATTGTTACACTTACCCTTTGGCTTTGGTGGTGGAATGGGAACTCTCTACTTATCAACTGGCCTGTAGTAGGGATGATTCCACAACTTTCTTGGAACTCATATCGTCTCCATGATTTTTTCACTTGTATACTCCAGCAAAGTCAAGGCACATTTCTATTCAAAGGACATTGGTTTGGCGACAAGGATTTTGTGTTCACTAGCGATCCTATGAACATCCATCACATCCTGAGCAAGAATTTTGCCAACTACCACAAGGGCGAGGATTTCAGGGAGATTTTTGAACCTATGGGAGATGGAATTTTCATTTCTGACTCCGATAATTGGAGAAATCTAAGGAGAATATTTCATTCTGTACTTAAAAGCAGGAGGTTCGAGCTTGCTGCAAAGAATACTATGGAGCAGAAGATCTTGAATGGCCTATTCCCGATTCTAAAGAATGCTTCCATGCTAGCAAGTGAGGTAGATATACAAGATGTGCTTAAGCGATTCATGTTTGATAATATATGCTTACTGGTTTTAGGTTTGGATCCGAATTCCCTTTCTCCAGAATTCCCTCATATTCCTTGTGCGAAGGCCTATGATGACATGTCGGAGGCTGCAATTTACAGGCACACCTTGCCAGGAAGCATTTGGAAGTTGCAAAGGTGGCTGCAGATTGGGAAAGAGAAGAAGATTAGGAAAGCCTTGGACATCTTTGATGATTTTGCAGAGCAATGCATTACAAGAAAGCGACAGCAATTAGGCCAAAGCAGCAGAAATCAGGAGGAACTAGGGGATTTCGACTTATTAACATACTTTTTGGTGAGAGATGATAATAGTAAAGATCATCAAAGAGGAGAAGATGCCATTTGTACTAAATCAAACAAATTTCTAAGAGACACTGCCTTTAATCTCTTGGCGGCTGGAAGAGACACCGTAGCTGCTGGACTTGCTTGGTTTTTCTGGCTAGTTGCAACACACCCATTTGTAGAGAAAAAGATTTTGGAAGAGATGGAAGCAAATTTAAGAGAAGGAACTGGTGGTAAGTGGAAGATTTTCAGTATCGAAGAGGTAAGCAAACTAGTTTATCTCCATGCTGTTATATGCGAGACACTCCGACTGTATCCACCTGTACCTTTTGAGCACAAAGCTTCTGTTGGACCAGACATCCTTCCTAGCGGCCATCAAATCCCTGGAAATATGAAGATCATATATTGTTTATATTCAATGGGAAGGATGGAAGATATATGGGGTAAAGATTTCTTAGAATTCAAGCCAGAGAGATGGATATCAGAGAGTGGTGAAATCAAGCATGTACCGTCTTACAAGTTCATAACATTCAATGCAGGACCCAGGACTTGTTTAGGTAAGGACTTGACGTTTCTGCAAATGAAAACGGTTGCTTCTACCGTTTTATGGAATTTCTCTCTTCAAGTGGTTGAAAACCATCCTATTGGTCCAAGTGTTTCTTTGTTACTTTTTATTGAAAAGGGTTTGAAGGTTAAGGTTTTTGAAAGATTTGGGTCTTCAAATGGAGAAAATGATGGAAATCTCATGTGA